From a region of the Vibrio orientalis CIP 102891 = ATCC 33934 genome:
- the hyi gene encoding hydroxypyruvate isomerase, which yields MAKFAANLSMLFTELEFEDRFEAAAKAGFQGVEYLFPYALEAKQIKEKLDENQLTQVLFNLPAGDWEAGERGIAVDPKRVEEFQSGVAKAIAYAKVLGNTQINCLAGIVPQGVSEHDAHAAFVINLRYAAQALKEAGIRLVIEAINTRDIPGFFLNTTEQAKAVIKEVGSDNLFIQYDIYHMQIMEGDLTPTMTANIDQIAHVQLADNPGRHEPGTGEINYPFVLKHLDDLGYQGWVGCEYKPKTTTTEGLDWINLYR from the coding sequence ATGGCAAAGTTTGCAGCAAATTTATCCATGTTGTTTACCGAACTGGAATTTGAAGATCGCTTTGAAGCCGCAGCAAAAGCTGGCTTTCAAGGTGTGGAGTATCTTTTCCCTTATGCGCTGGAAGCAAAGCAAATTAAGGAGAAGCTAGATGAAAACCAACTTACCCAAGTGTTGTTCAACCTTCCGGCCGGCGATTGGGAAGCGGGCGAGCGCGGTATCGCCGTGGACCCAAAGCGAGTCGAAGAATTCCAGTCTGGTGTGGCAAAGGCAATCGCCTACGCCAAAGTATTGGGTAATACCCAAATCAACTGCCTCGCAGGGATCGTTCCACAAGGGGTAAGTGAGCACGATGCCCACGCTGCGTTCGTCATCAACTTACGTTATGCCGCGCAAGCATTAAAAGAAGCGGGTATTCGCTTAGTGATTGAAGCGATCAACACCCGCGATATTCCAGGCTTCTTCCTCAATACTACAGAGCAAGCCAAAGCGGTGATTAAAGAAGTCGGCAGCGATAACTTGTTTATCCAATATGACATCTACCATATGCAGATTATGGAAGGGGACCTGACCCCAACCATGACGGCAAATATCGACCAAATTGCTCACGTTCAATTGGCCGACAACCCAGGTCGCCATGAGCCGGGAACGGGGGAAATTAACTACCCGTTTGTTCTAAAACATTTAGATGACCTTGGTTATCAGGGCTGGGTGGGCTGTGAATACAAGCCGAAAACCACCACGACTGAAGGTCTAGATTGGATCAACCTATACCGCTAA
- the gcl gene encoding glyoxylate carboligase has protein sequence MAKMKAIEAAVEVLKKEGVDIAFGVPGAAINPMYAAMKKLGGIDHVLARHVEGASHMAEGYTRTNQDNIGVCIGTSGPAGTDMITGLYSASADSIPILCITGQAPRARLHKEDFQAVDIESIAKPVTKWATTVLEPAQVPRAFQQAFHLMRSGRPGPVLIDLPLDVQLTEIEFDIDTYEPLEAYQPKATRAQVEKAMEMMCESANPLIVSGGGVINAGAEELLQQFAEITGVPVVPTLMGWGSIADDHELMAGMVGLQTSHRYGNATMLESDFVFGIGNRWANRHTGSLDVYTKGRKFVHVDIEPTQIGRVFCPDLGIVSDAKAALELLVEVAREWRDAGKLPNRSTWVGECQQRKATMLRKTHYTDAPIKPMRVYEEMNKAFDRDTCYVSTIGLSQIAAAQFLHVYKPRHWINCGQAGPLGWTTPAALGVRAADPNRDIVAISGDYDFQFMIEELAVGAQFNLPYIHVLVNNSYLGLIRQAQRQFDIDYCVQLAFENQNAPELNGYGVDHVTVVEGLGCKAIRVTDPEQMQAAFAEAKELMNKHKVPVVVEVILERVTNIAMGVEINAINEFEALAENADDAPTALIHRG, from the coding sequence ATGGCAAAGATGAAGGCAATTGAAGCAGCGGTAGAAGTGTTGAAAAAGGAAGGTGTAGACATTGCCTTCGGCGTCCCTGGCGCAGCCATTAACCCAATGTACGCAGCGATGAAAAAGCTTGGCGGTATTGATCATGTACTGGCGCGCCACGTTGAAGGTGCGTCTCACATGGCAGAAGGTTACACCCGTACAAATCAAGACAATATTGGTGTTTGTATCGGTACATCTGGCCCTGCGGGTACCGATATGATCACGGGTTTGTACTCGGCATCGGCTGACTCGATTCCAATCTTATGTATTACCGGCCAGGCACCACGTGCTCGTCTACATAAAGAAGATTTCCAAGCGGTAGATATTGAATCTATTGCCAAGCCAGTCACCAAATGGGCGACAACGGTTTTAGAACCAGCACAGGTACCACGTGCATTCCAGCAAGCGTTTCACCTAATGCGCTCTGGTCGCCCTGGTCCAGTTCTAATTGACCTTCCGCTTGATGTTCAGCTAACGGAAATCGAGTTTGATATCGATACTTATGAGCCATTAGAAGCGTATCAACCAAAAGCGACTCGCGCCCAAGTTGAGAAAGCGATGGAGATGATGTGTGAGTCAGCAAACCCACTGATTGTTTCTGGTGGTGGCGTTATTAACGCTGGCGCTGAAGAACTACTGCAACAGTTCGCTGAAATCACTGGCGTACCTGTCGTTCCAACTTTGATGGGTTGGGGCTCTATCGCTGATGATCACGAACTGATGGCTGGCATGGTTGGCCTCCAGACGTCGCATCGTTACGGTAATGCGACCATGCTGGAGTCAGACTTTGTATTTGGTATTGGTAACCGCTGGGCAAACCGTCATACCGGTTCACTGGATGTTTATACGAAAGGACGTAAGTTTGTTCACGTTGATATTGAACCAACCCAAATTGGTCGTGTGTTCTGTCCAGATTTAGGCATTGTCTCTGATGCTAAGGCGGCGCTAGAGCTATTAGTCGAAGTGGCGCGTGAATGGCGTGATGCAGGCAAGCTACCTAACCGCAGTACTTGGGTGGGTGAATGTCAGCAGCGTAAAGCAACCATGTTGCGTAAAACGCATTACACAGATGCACCAATTAAACCAATGCGTGTTTATGAAGAGATGAACAAAGCGTTCGACCGCGATACGTGTTACGTCAGCACCATCGGTCTATCACAAATTGCTGCCGCGCAGTTCCTCCATGTCTACAAACCTCGTCACTGGATTAACTGTGGTCAGGCGGGTCCATTAGGTTGGACAACACCGGCCGCATTGGGTGTACGTGCCGCGGATCCTAATCGTGACATCGTAGCGATTTCCGGTGACTACGATTTCCAGTTCATGATTGAAGAATTAGCGGTAGGAGCGCAGTTCAACCTGCCTTACATCCACGTATTGGTGAACAACTCTTACCTAGGTCTGATTCGCCAAGCGCAGCGTCAGTTCGATATCGATTACTGTGTTCAATTGGCATTTGAAAACCAAAATGCGCCAGAGCTAAATGGCTACGGTGTTGACCACGTGACAGTTGTGGAAGGCTTAGGTTGTAAAGCGATTCGTGTCACAGACCCTGAGCAGATGCAAGCGGCATTCGCTGAAGCGAAAGAGCTGATGAACAAGCACAAAGTACCAGTGGTGGTTGAAGTGATTCTTGAGCGCGTAACCAACATCGCTATGGGTGTTGAAATCAACGCAATCAATGAATTTGAAGCATTGGCTGAAAACGCAGATGACGCGCCAACCGCACTGATTCATCGTGGCTAA
- the aceB gene encoding malate synthase A, with protein MSLNDVAEKEETACLRVVGNMDNPEYQTILSKEALSFLAKLVEKFAPRRDALLQARKEQQQRYDAGELPNFRSDTQAIRDNKSWKVTTPPAELLDRRVEITGPVERKMVINALNSGAKVFMCCFEDASSPTWENMVEGQINLRDANARTISYHDQAKNKHYQLSDDPALLIARPRGLHLPEQSIQYANKPIPGCLMDFALYFYHNYLTRAEQGLGVYYYIPKLESMEESQWWDDVFSFTEEYFGVQRGTIRATVLIETLPAVFQMDEMLYAMRDHIVAMNCGRWDYIFSYIKTLKNHADRILPDRHVVGMDKEFLNAYSQLLIRTCHQRGALAMGGMSAFIPAKDPAEMERVTAKVIEDKERESRNGHDGTWVAHPALVDLAMSVFEKNLDGKPNQLNFVSPSHEIGADILLKPCDGTRDEAGVRKNIRIALYYIEAWIQGHGCVPIYGLMEDAATAEISRANIWQWIHHRVALDDGQIFTKELFHTWLYQELDTIKQEVGDARYAAGRFEQTADLFFELSTAEEFATFLTLPSYQFLHGTE; from the coding sequence ATGAGTCTGAACGATGTAGCAGAAAAAGAAGAAACTGCTTGTCTACGCGTAGTCGGTAATATGGACAACCCAGAATACCAAACCATTCTGTCTAAAGAGGCACTCTCTTTCCTAGCCAAACTGGTCGAGAAGTTTGCCCCGCGTAGAGATGCCCTACTGCAAGCCCGCAAAGAACAACAACAACGCTATGATGCGGGTGAATTACCTAACTTTCGCTCTGATACCCAAGCGATTCGTGACAACAAAAGCTGGAAGGTAACCACTCCACCGGCCGAGTTACTTGATCGCCGCGTCGAGATCACGGGGCCTGTCGAGCGTAAAATGGTGATCAACGCACTTAACTCTGGCGCGAAAGTATTTATGTGCTGTTTTGAAGATGCCTCTTCTCCAACTTGGGAGAATATGGTGGAGGGACAGATCAACCTGCGCGATGCCAATGCGAGAACCATCAGTTATCACGACCAAGCCAAAAACAAACATTATCAGCTTAGTGATGACCCAGCTTTATTGATTGCCCGTCCACGAGGCCTGCACCTGCCGGAGCAATCAATTCAATACGCAAACAAGCCGATTCCTGGTTGTTTGATGGATTTTGCGCTCTACTTCTATCACAACTACCTAACCCGCGCCGAACAAGGGTTAGGCGTGTATTACTACATTCCAAAACTAGAAAGCATGGAAGAGTCCCAGTGGTGGGATGATGTTTTCTCGTTTACTGAGGAGTACTTCGGGGTTCAACGAGGCACGATCCGCGCGACAGTACTGATCGAAACATTGCCAGCGGTTTTCCAAATGGATGAGATGCTTTACGCCATGCGTGATCATATTGTCGCGATGAACTGTGGCCGCTGGGATTACATCTTCAGCTACATTAAAACGCTGAAAAATCATGCCGATCGCATTCTGCCTGACCGTCATGTGGTTGGTATGGATAAAGAGTTTCTCAATGCCTACAGCCAACTGCTGATTCGCACCTGCCACCAGCGTGGCGCACTAGCGATGGGGGGTATGTCGGCGTTTATTCCAGCCAAAGATCCCGCAGAAATGGAGCGAGTAACGGCCAAGGTTATCGAAGATAAAGAGCGCGAGTCTCGCAATGGTCACGATGGCACCTGGGTCGCGCACCCTGCGTTGGTTGATTTAGCCATGTCAGTGTTTGAGAAAAACCTTGATGGCAAACCGAACCAATTAAACTTTGTCAGCCCGTCGCATGAGATTGGCGCCGACATTCTGCTCAAACCTTGTGATGGTACTCGTGACGAAGCGGGCGTACGTAAAAACATCCGTATCGCGCTTTACTACATTGAGGCTTGGATTCAAGGCCACGGATGCGTACCTATTTACGGCTTAATGGAAGATGCTGCAACGGCAGAAATCTCTCGTGCCAACATCTGGCAGTGGATCCACCATCGTGTGGCGCTCGATGATGGCCAAATCTTTACTAAAGAGCTGTTCCACACTTGGTTATACCAAGAGCTCGACACAATCAAACAGGAAGTGGGTGATGCTCGTTATGCAGCAGGCCGCTTTGAACAAACTGCTGACCTTTTCTTCGAGTTGTCTACCGCAGAAGAGTTCGCCACCTTCCTGACCTTACCAAGCTATCAGTTTCTTCATGGGACTGAGTAA
- a CDS encoding GlcG/HbpS family heme-binding protein, protein MGSLTLEQALSVIDGTFQAGSKTKSAPLTVAVLDSGGKLISLQRQDGSSMMRPDIAIAKAWGALALGCSSRKLAQDADNRPAFISAVNVLAHGNMVPVPGGLLIRDAEQNILGAVGVSGDLSDIDESCALGGIDHAELYCDETLS, encoded by the coding sequence ATGGGAAGTTTAACTCTAGAGCAAGCATTGAGTGTCATTGACGGCACCTTTCAAGCTGGTTCAAAAACCAAAAGCGCACCACTGACAGTCGCTGTCCTTGATAGTGGCGGAAAGCTCATCTCTCTCCAACGTCAAGATGGTTCCAGTATGATGCGTCCAGATATTGCTATTGCCAAAGCTTGGGGGGCACTCGCACTGGGCTGTTCTTCACGTAAGCTAGCGCAAGACGCTGATAACCGACCAGCATTCATCTCTGCTGTTAATGTTCTTGCTCACGGTAATATGGTGCCCGTTCCGGGAGGCTTATTGATTCGAGATGCCGAACAAAACATCTTGGGTGCCGTGGGGGTAAGTGGCGATCTATCCGATATTGATGAGAGCTGCGCGCTTGGTGGCATCGACCATGCCGAGCTCTATTGCGATGAAACACTCTCTTAG
- a CDS encoding MarR family winged helix-turn-helix transcriptional regulator translates to MDAIERVVEQWAKEKPELDTEPMAIMGRLMRIAKYMETEVAQLHKRYDLKLGEFDVLATLRRSGEPFCLTPSELIDSMMLTSGAMTNRLDKLEKKQLIIREHSKEDRRSVTVQLTQDGFTLIDKIIEEHAAVQAKLVKGMNANQKKQINTLLKGWLTQYE, encoded by the coding sequence ATGGACGCTATTGAAAGAGTAGTTGAGCAGTGGGCTAAGGAAAAGCCAGAGTTAGATACTGAGCCTATGGCCATTATGGGCCGTTTGATGCGTATCGCTAAGTATATGGAGACGGAAGTTGCTCAGTTACACAAGCGTTATGATTTAAAGCTGGGGGAATTTGATGTCCTTGCGACTTTGCGTCGTAGCGGAGAGCCCTTTTGTCTTACCCCGTCAGAATTGATTGATTCGATGATGCTGACATCGGGTGCAATGACCAATCGACTCGACAAGCTGGAAAAGAAACAGCTGATTATTCGTGAACACAGCAAAGAAGATCGCCGCAGTGTTACTGTTCAACTCACTCAAGATGGCTTCACTCTGATTGATAAGATTATTGAAGAGCACGCCGCTGTGCAGGCCAAGCTTGTTAAAGGAATGAACGCAAACCAGAAAAAGCAGATCAATACCTTGCTAAAGGGTTGGTTGACTCAATACGAGTAA
- a CDS encoding DMT family transporter translates to MNILLAMIPAFFWGTTYAVTQYTLADWPPLLLGAIRALPAGLLLLAFRPSLPKKGDWQILFTLGLINIATFFGLIFVMALTLPSAISGVGMISVPVFAMLYNWLINKHRPGIIQAVSGAALIGLAWMLFDPSSISLNPIGLGAMLAAIMCIVVGSSITKSLGDRMHWWTVLTWQLILGGVILSIAASVQAISEPTTYLAIAENFSMGNLSGLLWVVGLNTALGYGMYVWLLQRMSVVDFTFGGIANPIAGIVTGLVLLGESFTPFQYSLMIGMIVMSLLPQAILALRQNRPAPAECQTQ, encoded by the coding sequence ATGAATATATTACTAGCCATGATACCGGCGTTCTTTTGGGGCACCACCTATGCTGTCACGCAATACACACTTGCGGACTGGCCCCCTCTATTGCTGGGCGCAATACGTGCGCTACCAGCAGGACTGCTGCTATTGGCATTTAGACCAAGCCTACCGAAAAAGGGCGATTGGCAAATCCTATTTACCCTAGGTCTAATCAACATCGCAACCTTCTTTGGTTTGATCTTTGTGATGGCTTTGACGCTACCTTCGGCGATTTCAGGCGTCGGTATGATTTCAGTCCCCGTGTTCGCTATGCTGTATAACTGGCTGATCAACAAGCATCGCCCAGGCATTATTCAAGCCGTAAGTGGGGCTGCGCTCATTGGCCTCGCGTGGATGCTATTTGACCCAAGTTCTATCAGCCTAAATCCTATTGGCTTAGGCGCAATGCTCGCCGCGATTATGTGTATTGTGGTGGGTAGTTCGATTACCAAATCGCTTGGCGATCGTATGCACTGGTGGACAGTACTGACGTGGCAGTTGATTTTAGGTGGCGTAATCCTATCGATTGCAGCCTCTGTACAAGCGATATCAGAACCTACAACCTACCTAGCCATCGCTGAAAACTTCTCAATGGGAAACCTATCTGGCCTACTTTGGGTGGTTGGATTGAACACTGCACTTGGCTACGGCATGTATGTGTGGCTACTGCAACGTATGTCGGTGGTTGATTTCACGTTCGGCGGCATCGCCAATCCAATCGCGGGTATTGTTACCGGTTTGGTATTGCTTGGTGAGTCATTCACCCCATTCCAGTACAGCTTGATGATCGGCATGATTGTGATGTCGTTATTACCACAGGCTATTCTCGCACTGCGACAAAACCGACCCGCACCTGCCGAGTGTCAGACCCAATAA
- a CDS encoding outer membrane protein has protein sequence MKKSIITLSILASTLSGAALAHNGFYVGAAYSKMGYSSVYKDFGSFKEQETRDGYAVNAGYDFAFGNFFVLGTELEYKDWGGVSGIIDPNGLNIASKLDMTSFGVNVMPKMYFGDKFNIYAKAGLHNFSIDSTTSTAIGSNSISLASSSSDTSMVWGLGLGYDFTQHISAQTTYEVVDTDSGVIASVNMGLRYKF, from the coding sequence ATGAAAAAATCAATCATTACCCTATCTATTCTTGCATCCACGTTATCAGGTGCGGCTTTAGCGCATAACGGTTTTTATGTTGGTGCAGCCTACTCAAAAATGGGCTACTCAAGTGTGTACAAAGATTTTGGCTCTTTCAAAGAGCAAGAGACACGCGATGGCTATGCGGTGAATGCGGGCTATGATTTTGCATTTGGTAACTTCTTTGTTTTGGGCACAGAACTTGAGTACAAAGATTGGGGTGGCGTAAGCGGCATTATTGATCCTAACGGCCTTAATATCGCATCTAAGCTAGATATGACATCATTCGGCGTGAACGTTATGCCGAAAATGTACTTTGGCGATAAGTTCAACATCTATGCGAAAGCAGGTTTACATAACTTCAGCATTGATTCGACAACCTCAACCGCTATTGGTAGCAATTCTATTTCTTTGGCTTCATCAAGCAGTGATACGAGTATGGTTTGGGGTCTTGGCCTTGGCTATGACTTCACTCAGCATATTTCAGCGCAAACCACCTATGAAGTGGTTGATACCGATTCTGGCGTAATTGCATCTGTAAATATGGGTCTGAGATACAAATTCTAA
- a CDS encoding DUF2301 domain-containing membrane protein, with the protein MADPHIKSPMDALDHLTVIIYRLGFTLAFPVIALLPWNLDFPIEKLVFLSAVMCASSLHVYSKPFRLLLQFATWIGILCFVFGWTAIGIGGAFITLGGLCYKEYFCFKVPGLQLQPLLLMGLWFCMMFDADIAAKIFAAISALLFLITSVYKWRMPRYFDIGDKAKYDV; encoded by the coding sequence ATGGCTGACCCACACATTAAATCGCCCATGGATGCACTGGATCACCTTACAGTCATCATTTATCGACTCGGCTTTACACTCGCGTTTCCTGTCATTGCACTCCTACCCTGGAACCTTGACTTTCCTATTGAGAAGCTTGTCTTTTTGAGTGCGGTAATGTGCGCCTCGTCATTGCATGTTTACAGCAAACCCTTTCGTCTATTACTCCAGTTCGCGACTTGGATAGGTATACTTTGTTTTGTATTTGGTTGGACAGCGATCGGTATAGGTGGTGCCTTTATTACCTTGGGTGGTCTTTGTTATAAAGAGTACTTCTGCTTTAAGGTTCCAGGCTTACAGTTGCAACCTCTGCTCCTTATGGGGTTGTGGTTTTGCATGATGTTTGATGCCGATATCGCAGCCAAGATATTCGCTGCAATATCAGCCCTGCTTTTCTTAATCACTAGCGTTTATAAATGGCGAATGCCGAGATACTTCGATATTGGTGACAAAGCAAAATATGATGTCTGA
- a CDS encoding NADPH-dependent FMN reductase, giving the protein MNITIVAGSQRANSQSVNVAHYLKSLALDHFDRADVLDLHQLDLPLWNEGVWQGTDEWQQWAPTAETLKQSDAVILITPEWHGMATPSLKNFLLLTTDEELAHKPVLLVSVSASVNGVYPISELRMTGSKNNHACILPDHLIFRNIEQLLTEQHQCTDPAMHQRSEYTLSLLASYARALAPVHRDMLSVGKAFRYGM; this is encoded by the coding sequence ATGAACATTACTATTGTTGCTGGCAGTCAGCGTGCAAACTCACAGAGTGTTAACGTCGCTCATTACTTGAAATCACTGGCTCTTGACCATTTTGATCGAGCCGATGTACTCGACCTCCACCAATTGGATCTGCCTTTGTGGAACGAAGGCGTCTGGCAAGGAACAGATGAGTGGCAGCAGTGGGCGCCAACAGCTGAAACTCTTAAACAGTCTGATGCTGTGATATTAATTACACCAGAGTGGCACGGCATGGCGACCCCATCGTTGAAGAACTTTTTATTATTAACCACTGATGAAGAATTGGCTCACAAACCTGTGCTACTCGTTTCCGTATCAGCCAGTGTTAATGGCGTCTATCCGATTAGTGAGTTGCGTATGACAGGCAGTAAAAACAATCATGCCTGTATTCTTCCTGACCATCTTATTTTCAGAAACATTGAGCAGTTACTAACTGAGCAACATCAGTGCACAGATCCTGCTATGCACCAGCGCAGTGAGTACACTCTATCCCTGTTAGCCAGTTATGCCCGAGCGCTAGCACCTGTGCATCGTGATATGCTTTCCGTTGGTAAAGCGTTTCGTTATGGTATGTGA
- a CDS encoding EamA family transporter codes for MNGIDQVKTIVLTAIAPVVWGSTYIVTTEMLPPESPLLASTIRALPAGLLLVLLGNMLPSRAWLLRLALLGFLNIGLFFYCLFFAATYLPGGMAAMVMSVQPVVVMLLSWKWLNSELSPLQLFASVVGMTGIALLVVNSSAELSAAGLIVASIGTLSMASGVVLTKKWGRPQGMTLINFTGWQLLFGGLMLLPVALWVEGIPQQLTPTNYLGYLYLSVIGAVLGYFLWFRGIEKLPPISVSFLGFLSSVSACILGFLILDQTLTGLQLLGATSVLLAIVLAAPHSRKSTNPTPFVESLKRN; via the coding sequence ATGAACGGAATTGATCAGGTAAAGACCATTGTTTTGACTGCCATCGCGCCTGTGGTGTGGGGCAGTACCTATATCGTAACGACAGAGATGTTGCCGCCAGAGAGTCCGCTACTGGCGTCAACTATTCGTGCCTTACCCGCCGGGTTGTTATTGGTATTGTTAGGAAACATGTTACCAAGTCGAGCGTGGTTACTTCGTCTTGCGTTACTGGGCTTTCTCAATATCGGCCTGTTTTTTTACTGCCTGTTTTTTGCTGCCACTTATTTACCTGGTGGTATGGCGGCCATGGTGATGTCGGTGCAGCCTGTGGTGGTAATGTTACTGAGCTGGAAGTGGCTGAACTCTGAGCTTTCTCCATTACAGCTTTTCGCCAGTGTGGTCGGGATGACGGGTATTGCTCTGTTAGTGGTCAATAGTTCAGCTGAACTCAGTGCTGCTGGCCTGATTGTCGCCAGCATAGGGACTTTGAGTATGGCAAGCGGCGTTGTGTTAACCAAAAAATGGGGCAGACCACAGGGTATGACACTGATTAATTTTACTGGCTGGCAACTGCTCTTCGGTGGCCTGATGTTACTCCCGGTGGCGTTATGGGTTGAGGGCATTCCTCAACAATTAACGCCCACCAACTACCTTGGTTATCTCTATTTGAGCGTAATAGGTGCGGTACTTGGTTATTTCCTCTGGTTCCGAGGTATAGAAAAACTGCCACCTATTTCAGTCTCATTCCTCGGCTTTCTTAGTAGTGTCTCGGCCTGCATCTTAGGCTTCCTGATACTGGACCAGACCTTAACTGGCTTACAACTTCTTGGTGCGACCAGCGTTCTACTCGCCATTGTTCTGGCAGCGCCGCACAGCCGTAAATCGACCAACCCAACTCCATTCGTTGAATCTTTGAAAAGGAATTAA
- a CDS encoding MarR family winged helix-turn-helix transcriptional regulator, with amino-acid sequence MSADNVDTILTQWKNVRPDLDCSAMGVVGRLRRTSNSWKAKMDTVFKQHDLSSIEFDILATMRRSAPTGCTPTELYKTLMLSSGAVSTRLEKLVKDGLVERIFSEQDRRSCKVVLTEKGVSLVDAALNDHVDNLDNMISVLTSDEQDQLAGLLRKILIAEASEK; translated from the coding sequence ATGTCAGCGGATAACGTGGATACCATTCTTACTCAGTGGAAAAACGTCAGACCGGATCTCGACTGTTCAGCTATGGGCGTTGTCGGACGATTGCGCCGTACCAGCAACAGCTGGAAAGCAAAGATGGATACAGTATTCAAACAGCATGATCTAAGCAGCATTGAATTTGATATCTTAGCCACCATGCGTCGCAGTGCCCCGACAGGCTGTACTCCTACCGAACTGTATAAAACCCTGATGCTCTCTTCCGGCGCAGTCAGCACGCGTCTGGAAAAATTGGTTAAGGATGGTTTAGTCGAACGAATCTTCAGTGAACAGGACAGACGCAGTTGTAAGGTAGTTCTGACTGAAAAGGGGGTGAGTCTTGTAGACGCCGCGCTTAACGATCATGTAGATAATCTCGATAACATGATCAGCGTGTTGACCTCTGACGAGCAAGACCAGTTAGCGGGATTATTGCGAAAAATACTAATTGCTGAAGCGAGTGAAAAGTAA
- a CDS encoding sugar O-acetyltransferase, with protein MRTEKDKMLAGEPYDAWDKQLYSERISCRKVLQTLNNSIPDTDEWRGAIDRLIPDSKGAYLEPPFRCDYGSNIKVGKNFYANFNCVVLDVAEVHIGDNVLFAPNVQIYTAGHPLDVKGRVEEGVEFGTPITIGDNVWLGGGVIVCPGVTIGANSVIGAGSVVTKDIPANVVAAGNPCRVLKPIEQQ; from the coding sequence ATGAGAACAGAAAAAGACAAGATGTTAGCAGGTGAGCCATATGACGCTTGGGATAAACAGCTTTATAGTGAGCGCATTTCGTGTCGTAAAGTGCTGCAAACACTCAATAACAGTATTCCCGATACCGATGAGTGGCGAGGTGCAATTGACCGTTTAATACCTGATTCAAAAGGCGCGTATCTTGAACCGCCATTTCGCTGTGATTACGGCTCAAACATCAAAGTAGGCAAAAATTTCTACGCCAACTTCAACTGTGTGGTTCTTGATGTTGCTGAGGTACATATTGGTGACAATGTGCTGTTTGCACCCAATGTACAAATCTATACCGCAGGTCATCCACTGGATGTTAAAGGCCGAGTTGAAGAAGGCGTTGAATTTGGCACACCCATTACCATTGGCGATAATGTCTGGCTTGGTGGCGGTGTAATTGTTTGCCCTGGTGTGACGATTGGAGCAAACAGCGTGATTGGCGCGGGCAGTGTGGTAACCAAAGATATCCCTGCCAACGTAGTTGCGGCGGGCAATCCATGTCGGGTACTTAAACCTATCGAGCAGCAATAA